A region from the Desulfomonilaceae bacterium genome encodes:
- a CDS encoding 5'-nucleotidase C-terminal domain-containing protein — protein MSRFLKKSFKYFTVFLVIFILGMVYPTVGESKDFSASFNLTILYMNDAHGHYLSEKQANGQKVGGFAKAMTLIEKIRESNEREGRDTLTLMAGDLLTGTAYSAVFKGELGVRLMNMMGFSAMVVGNHEFDFGLPNLLKRLKPAMKFPLLSANTLYKDGKQVFRPYMIKRFRGQKAKILILGLTTEKTPELTHPKNVKRLIFEDPVKVAQKIIQEQGQDKFVIALTHLGLEKDKKLGILCPGIDVIIGGHSHTSVFDPIKLNGTLVCQAGAYSNYLGRLDVNVLNGQIEKYEGQLIRLDENVPDDPRITSVVEKYKAKMSPFFNEVIGSSDVSLDASLSAVRSSSSNRLATLVAYVMARAVGAEAGIINGGAIRDGIKIGAITNSSVYSVLPFQNLVMKVVMKGSDLESVLRRSLNLPERSGGKLQVYGLKYEVNNDLLSVKEVGSKKFNPNDYYSVAISDFLLAGGDGYRQFASKAKSVYPYGLSVNQIFCDFIKQNKVISESLLESID, from the coding sequence GTGAGCCGGTTCCTAAAAAAGTCCTTCAAATATTTTACGGTTTTTCTTGTTATTTTCATTCTCGGAATGGTGTATCCAACAGTTGGGGAATCCAAGGATTTCTCAGCTTCATTCAACCTTACCATACTTTATATGAATGACGCGCATGGCCACTATCTGTCCGAAAAGCAAGCCAATGGACAAAAAGTAGGTGGATTTGCCAAGGCCATGACCCTCATTGAAAAAATCAGAGAATCCAATGAGCGAGAGGGTAGGGACACATTGACACTCATGGCTGGGGATCTCCTAACAGGCACGGCTTACAGCGCTGTTTTCAAGGGTGAACTCGGTGTCCGACTCATGAACATGATGGGATTTTCCGCCATGGTAGTTGGCAATCATGAATTCGATTTTGGACTTCCCAATCTCTTGAAACGTCTGAAACCGGCGATGAAATTCCCTCTGTTGAGCGCCAACACACTGTACAAGGATGGTAAGCAGGTGTTCAGACCGTACATGATCAAGAGATTTCGAGGCCAAAAGGCCAAAATATTGATTTTGGGTCTCACAACTGAGAAAACTCCTGAACTCACCCACCCCAAAAACGTGAAGAGACTGATTTTTGAGGATCCCGTCAAGGTAGCGCAAAAAATTATTCAAGAACAGGGTCAGGACAAATTTGTCATAGCATTGACTCATCTGGGTCTGGAAAAAGACAAAAAACTCGGGATACTGTGTCCCGGTATTGATGTAATAATTGGAGGACATTCACATACGTCTGTTTTTGACCCTATCAAACTTAACGGGACGCTTGTGTGTCAGGCTGGCGCCTATTCCAATTATCTCGGGCGACTGGATGTGAATGTCCTGAATGGCCAAATAGAAAAATATGAGGGCCAATTGATAAGACTTGATGAAAATGTTCCGGATGATCCCCGTATTACTTCTGTCGTGGAGAAGTACAAAGCAAAGATGTCCCCATTTTTCAATGAAGTAATTGGATCCTCAGATGTCTCGCTGGACGCCAGCCTCAGCGCTGTTCGGTCTTCGTCCTCCAACCGATTGGCCACGCTCGTAGCGTATGTGATGGCCCGGGCTGTTGGAGCCGAAGCAGGTATAATCAATGGGGGAGCGATTCGTGACGGTATTAAGATTGGGGCCATTACAAATAGTTCTGTTTACAGCGTCCTACCTTTTCAAAATCTGGTCATGAAAGTAGTGATGAAGGGATCAGATCTTGAGTCGGTTTTGCGCCGCAGCCTGAACTTGCCGGAACGGAGCGGAGGGAAACTTCAGGTGTACGGCCTCAAATATGAAGTTAACAATGACTTGTTATCCGTTAAGGAAGTCGGCTCCAAAAAGTTCAACCCGAATGATTATTATTCAGTAGCTATAAGTGATTTTCTCCTTGCTGGTGGGGATGGCTACCGGCAATTCGCATCAAAAGCAAAGTCTGTTTACCCCTATGGTCTATCGGTTAATCAGATTTTCTGCGACTTTATAAAACAAAATAAGGTGATCTCAGAAAGTTTGCTGGAATCTATAGATTGA
- a CDS encoding XTP/dITP diphosphatase produces the protein MLAQLENLVLATRNKGKIVEMTNLLHGCGVIIQSLNDFAEIPEVVEDGNTFEANALKKARFVASTLDLAALADDSGLCVDALSGRPGVLSARYSGPNSDDRHRYLKVLDEMTNIEDPFRTARFVCVLTLVPPNGEEKLFHGVCEGRILKEPRGTGGFGYDPIFYFEEFGMSFGEMDLETKNLVSHRGKALRLFADFVKSMRRSSE, from the coding sequence ATGTTAGCTCAACTAGAGAATCTGGTTCTAGCCACACGAAATAAAGGGAAGATTGTCGAGATGACCAACCTATTGCATGGGTGTGGCGTCATAATACAGTCTCTGAATGATTTTGCCGAAATTCCGGAAGTTGTCGAGGACGGCAACACCTTTGAGGCTAATGCCTTGAAAAAAGCTCGTTTCGTTGCATCAACACTGGATCTTGCTGCGTTGGCGGATGATTCGGGTCTTTGCGTTGACGCATTGTCTGGAAGACCGGGAGTATTGTCCGCTAGATATTCCGGGCCCAATTCGGATGATAGACATAGATATTTGAAAGTCCTGGATGAAATGACAAACATCGAGGACCCTTTCAGGACGGCAAGATTCGTCTGTGTGCTGACGCTGGTACCACCAAATGGCGAGGAAAAGCTGTTTCACGGAGTATGTGAAGGAAGGATTTTGAAGGAACCTCGCGGAACTGGAGGTTTTGGCTATGACCCTATTTTTTATTTTGAAGAGTTTGGGATGTCTTTTGGGGAAATGGATCTGGAAACAAAAAATCTTGTAAGCCACCGTGGTAAGGCTTTGAGACTTTTTGCCGATTTTGTGAAATCAATGAGGAGATCGAGTGAATAA
- the meaB gene encoding methylmalonyl Co-A mutase-associated GTPase MeaB, with product MGNIDSLAEKVLQGDVRATAQLIRKIDDGDKRVFSDLATLYGHAGRAYVIGFTGSPGVGKSTLVDRIITRFREDGKAVGVLAIDPTSPFSGGAILGDRIRMQRHFLDDGVFIRSLATRGKFGGLTRSTSDAIVILDAMGKDVIIVETVGVGQDEVDIVNSAHTSIVVTVPGMGDDIQAIKAGLMEIGDLFVVNKADRDGSAKTVREILFMLQMNEDRIRSYGWEPTVVECVATQEKGVDDVYNAILNHKKHLENLGKDRLRELERHRALNQVMDLFKEGLLERAMKKIGGKKTIDKVVEDILCRNTNPYRSSSELLDIVMNHDNSGARNDLEGP from the coding sequence TTGGGAAATATTGACTCCCTTGCGGAGAAAGTACTTCAAGGAGATGTTCGGGCTACCGCCCAGCTCATAAGGAAGATAGATGATGGAGACAAACGGGTCTTTTCAGATTTGGCTACCCTCTATGGCCATGCTGGACGGGCTTATGTGATAGGTTTTACCGGATCACCCGGGGTTGGGAAGTCCACACTTGTGGATCGGATCATTACACGTTTTCGAGAGGACGGGAAGGCTGTTGGGGTCTTGGCTATTGACCCCACTAGTCCCTTTTCAGGTGGAGCGATTCTTGGTGACAGAATTCGAATGCAACGTCATTTCCTTGATGATGGAGTTTTCATTAGGTCTCTGGCCACCAGAGGAAAATTTGGAGGCCTGACAAGATCCACATCCGACGCCATAGTGATTTTGGATGCAATGGGAAAGGATGTGATAATTGTTGAAACTGTAGGCGTGGGCCAGGATGAGGTTGATATAGTGAACAGCGCCCACACCTCTATCGTAGTGACCGTGCCCGGCATGGGTGACGATATTCAGGCAATAAAAGCAGGGTTAATGGAAATTGGCGATCTGTTTGTAGTCAACAAAGCTGACAGAGATGGGTCCGCCAAGACAGTGAGAGAGATCCTGTTTATGCTTCAGATGAATGAGGATCGTATTCGTTCTTACGGTTGGGAGCCAACAGTGGTTGAATGCGTAGCTACTCAGGAAAAAGGGGTAGACGATGTCTATAACGCGATTCTCAATCACAAAAAACACTTGGAAAACCTTGGCAAAGACCGCCTCCGGGAGCTAGAACGTCACAGAGCCTTGAACCAAGTTATGGACCTTTTCAAAGAAGGGCTCCTTGAAAGGGCAATGAAAAAAATTGGCGGGAAGAAAACCATCGACAAGGTAGTCGAAGACATACTCTGTCGAAACACCAATCCATATCGATCGAGTTCAGAATTGCTTGATATTGTGATGAACCATGACAACAGCGGCGCAAGAAACGATTTGGAAGGACCATAA
- a CDS encoding ferritin family protein produces the protein MFVFGTAEDVFTMAVRIEENGHAFYSGAAAKAKDSETKKLFQELADMEAHHIESFKILRGSLPEKGLSPSVWDPEGLAESYLQASADTHIFTVEAAVSRLNSVDSSEEALNMAIQFEKDSVTFFIGMKELLPDPEGKSEIDQLIRAEMEHVRMLTAAFRSLNGSGVAGIA, from the coding sequence ATGTTTGTTTTTGGCACCGCTGAAGATGTTTTCACGATGGCTGTCCGGATTGAAGAAAATGGACACGCCTTTTATTCGGGGGCTGCAGCAAAAGCGAAAGATTCAGAGACAAAGAAACTGTTCCAGGAACTGGCCGACATGGAGGCCCATCATATTGAGTCGTTCAAGATACTCAGAGGCTCATTACCGGAAAAAGGCTTGTCTCCGAGCGTCTGGGATCCAGAAGGCCTTGCGGAAAGCTATCTGCAGGCATCGGCTGACACTCATATCTTCACCGTGGAAGCGGCTGTCTCCAGACTCAATAGTGTCGATTCGTCGGAGGAAGCGCTGAACATGGCGATTCAATTCGAAAAGGACTCTGTGACTTTTTTTATCGGCATGAAAGAACTATTGCCGGATCCGGAAGGCAAATCAGAAATCGATCAGCTAATAAGGGCTGAAATGGAACACGTTAGAATGTTGACTGCTGCGTTCAGATCTCTGAATGGGTCTGGAGTGGCTGGGATAGCATAA
- the ybeY gene encoding rRNA maturation RNase YbeY: MGCAEDSILSITIVDSSIMSEINYKYRGKEGPTNVLSFIQKESGIASCDPNLLGDVVICWDRVVSDAGSLGYSEDEMLTYLLIHGILHIVGFDHDSELDAQAMEAMVSNIFQGFFPDNSEIVR, from the coding sequence TTGGGTTGCGCTGAGGATTCGATACTATCAATCACAATAGTTGATTCGTCGATAATGTCGGAAATCAACTATAAATATAGAGGCAAAGAAGGCCCAACCAACGTACTTTCTTTCATTCAAAAGGAATCCGGAATTGCCTCGTGTGATCCCAATCTTCTTGGCGACGTCGTCATTTGTTGGGACAGGGTGGTTTCAGACGCCGGAAGCTTGGGGTATTCAGAGGATGAGATGCTGACCTATTTGTTAATTCACGGTATCCTGCATATAGTTGGATTTGATCATGACTCCGAACTCGATGCCCAAGCCATGGAAGCGATGGTTTCTAATATTTTTCAGGGGTTTTTCCCCGACAACTCCGAAATAGTCAGATAG
- a CDS encoding HDIG domain-containing metalloprotein, which produces MHEPSSKNKNSSKHSSKEKTKDSLIKRKSLLSRILPEWAQRLLDPKAKLWALLIGVSLFCAFLLAPRSFQVYSLTIGEPSPETILSPITFQVIDEAATNKNQEEVLRSVLPVYDLDEEMVDDVQARIANAFNFMKNYLAAEAENKAREEDKAKENKPSQENKSSPAKVFQPMDDNALRSRFETLLGADVSPASFAALKAAGFNARVQRDLQSLVIPLLLKGVVLSRELLLRDGKQGILIRSKSKEKLEPLKDVSSLYDLKEAMEKINEEERDTSDDTSLTEAINKIATDLINVNLTFNREKTAALRQEALASVKPVYFQVVKGEPIIREGEPVNEAHIRKLDGLNKANPAYSRYGIVAGLGLLLILLIRLSLYFSESYLDRTKRASEDLVLLSVLLVGTIIIMKIFVHISTSVSASFNNVNPQSSFFAAPVATSAMLASLMIDPRLAFLFAVLTSLVASLAVEGDVYLFVFFFLACVVGLHGVSKVSDRTAILRAGLVVGLVNMIAVLGVKLALGQLQRSQDVYEIGLGFLGGVICGPITLGLAPLLERLGYTTNIKLLEIANLNHPLLKQMAIEAPGTYHHSMLVGNLAEAAAEAIGANPLLARVGALYHDIGKIAKTSKPTYFVENQMRGINPHDRLEPSMSALILVSHVKNGVEKAKEYGLGATIIDIIQQHHGTGLIKFFYYKAVEKTDKSRLPVAEEKYRYPGPLPNSKEAALVMLADVAEAACRTLPDPTPARIQKKVHGLIMNLFGEGQLDQSNLTLKDIQSITKSYVRALQGVLHSRIDYPEESNSQDMNDGDHLRLASDRTSNGLDPVPAEGGTNITRLGLR; this is translated from the coding sequence ATGCATGAGCCATCGTCAAAAAATAAAAATTCCTCGAAGCATTCCTCCAAGGAGAAGACCAAGGATTCGCTGATCAAGAGGAAAAGCTTATTAAGCCGTATTCTTCCGGAATGGGCGCAGAGGTTGCTTGATCCCAAAGCAAAATTGTGGGCTCTGTTGATAGGGGTGTCCTTGTTTTGCGCATTCCTGCTTGCCCCAAGATCTTTCCAGGTCTATTCCCTGACAATTGGTGAGCCCTCTCCTGAAACTATTCTTTCCCCAATCACATTCCAAGTTATTGACGAAGCGGCCACGAACAAGAACCAGGAAGAAGTTCTAAGGTCGGTCTTACCTGTTTATGACCTTGATGAAGAAATGGTAGATGATGTTCAGGCTAGGATAGCTAACGCCTTCAATTTCATGAAGAACTATCTGGCCGCCGAGGCGGAAAACAAGGCTAGAGAAGAAGATAAGGCCAAGGAAAATAAACCGAGCCAGGAAAACAAGAGTTCTCCGGCGAAGGTGTTTCAGCCAATGGATGACAATGCCCTTCGTTCCAGATTTGAAACCTTACTTGGCGCCGATGTTTCTCCGGCTAGTTTCGCAGCGCTCAAAGCGGCGGGTTTTAACGCTAGAGTGCAAAGAGACTTGCAATCATTGGTAATTCCACTGCTTCTCAAGGGTGTTGTATTGAGCAGAGAGCTGCTCTTGCGAGACGGAAAACAGGGCATTTTGATTCGATCCAAGTCAAAGGAGAAACTTGAACCGCTGAAAGATGTATCCTCCCTCTACGATCTCAAAGAAGCAATGGAAAAGATCAATGAAGAGGAACGAGACACATCTGATGACACGTCATTGACCGAAGCGATAAATAAGATCGCCACGGACCTGATAAACGTAAATCTTACTTTCAATCGGGAGAAAACTGCAGCTCTGAGACAGGAAGCTCTTGCTTCAGTAAAGCCAGTGTATTTTCAGGTGGTAAAAGGAGAACCCATAATACGTGAGGGAGAACCGGTAAATGAAGCCCATATAAGGAAGCTTGACGGCCTGAACAAGGCCAACCCGGCGTACAGCCGATATGGAATCGTAGCCGGCCTCGGACTACTCTTGATATTATTGATTCGTCTCAGTCTATACTTTTCAGAAAGCTATCTGGATAGAACCAAAAGGGCCTCTGAAGATTTGGTATTGCTATCGGTGCTTCTTGTTGGAACCATCATCATTATGAAGATTTTCGTTCACATTTCTACGTCAGTATCAGCCTCTTTCAACAATGTGAATCCTCAATCTTCTTTTTTCGCTGCTCCCGTAGCGACTTCAGCCATGCTAGCGTCGCTCATGATTGATCCTCGGCTAGCCTTCCTCTTTGCGGTCCTAACTTCCCTGGTGGCTTCATTGGCCGTGGAAGGTGACGTTTACCTGTTTGTTTTTTTCTTTCTAGCGTGCGTAGTGGGCCTGCATGGAGTCAGCAAGGTTTCTGATCGAACAGCTATCCTCCGAGCCGGTCTGGTGGTAGGGCTGGTGAACATGATTGCCGTTCTCGGAGTCAAGTTGGCTCTGGGGCAGTTGCAGAGAAGTCAGGACGTATATGAGATCGGTTTGGGTTTTCTCGGGGGAGTCATTTGTGGTCCTATAACTCTCGGTCTGGCGCCTCTTCTCGAAAGATTGGGATACACGACGAACATCAAGCTCCTAGAAATTGCCAACCTCAATCACCCTTTGCTGAAACAAATGGCTATAGAAGCGCCTGGAACCTATCATCATTCCATGCTGGTCGGTAATCTGGCGGAAGCAGCGGCTGAAGCTATCGGAGCAAATCCTCTATTAGCTAGGGTGGGGGCTCTTTACCATGATATCGGAAAGATCGCCAAGACGTCCAAACCTACATATTTCGTAGAAAATCAGATGCGTGGTATCAATCCGCATGATCGGCTGGAACCAAGCATGAGCGCGCTGATATTGGTGTCGCATGTGAAGAATGGTGTTGAGAAAGCGAAGGAATACGGATTGGGCGCTACTATTATAGATATAATTCAACAGCATCATGGGACCGGCCTGATTAAGTTTTTTTACTATAAGGCAGTAGAAAAGACTGACAAGTCGAGGCTTCCTGTGGCGGAAGAAAAATATCGTTATCCTGGCCCATTGCCGAACAGTAAGGAAGCTGCTTTGGTTATGCTGGCGGATGTAGCCGAAGCTGCCTGCAGAACCTTACCTGATCCGACTCCAGCCCGTATCCAGAAAAAAGTTCACGGGTTAATCATGAACCTTTTTGGAGAGGGCCAACTCGATCAATCCAATCTCACCTTGAAGGATATACAATCCATAACGAAATCTTATGTAAGGGCTTTGCAAGGAGTGCTTCATTCTCGGATTGATTATCCGGAAGAATCAAATTCCCAGGACATGAATGATGGAGATCATCTTAGATTGGCGTCAGATAGAACCTCAAACGGACTTGACCCAGTACCAGCAGAGGGTGGAACAAATATTACGCGGCTTGGGTTGCGCTGA
- a CDS encoding PhoH family protein, which produces MNPYSTVENPGSLRRISFDNIGAFQALVGEFNNNLKRIEKLLSVKISVKGNSLSIDGDQSPVEIAERLIKQLYSLSRESYPIHPADIDQGVKMLTDDPAAKIRDVLKEVIFTSHNKRPITPKTWNQKQYIQAIRTFDIVFGIGPAGTGKTFLAMAMAMASFSKKQLRRIILARPAVEAGEKLGFLPGDMHEKVNPYLRPLYDALHDMIDPEKVTRMVEREDIEIAPLAFMRGRTLNDSFVILDEAQNTTSEQMKMFLTRLGYSSKAVITGDVTQIDLPAGIRSGLVEARAILQNIEGISFVTFSEQDVVRHPLVQEIIKAYENRVTDIRNRR; this is translated from the coding sequence TTGAATCCCTACTCGACCGTCGAAAATCCCGGCTCGTTGCGCCGAATAAGCTTTGATAATATTGGGGCCTTTCAAGCATTAGTTGGGGAATTCAATAATAACTTAAAACGTATAGAGAAGCTTCTTAGTGTAAAAATTTCCGTCAAGGGGAACAGTCTAAGTATTGACGGCGATCAATCCCCTGTTGAAATTGCCGAACGTTTGATAAAGCAGCTTTATTCACTTTCCCGAGAGTCTTATCCTATCCATCCTGCAGATATTGATCAGGGTGTGAAGATGCTCACGGACGATCCGGCCGCTAAGATCAGGGATGTCCTCAAGGAAGTCATTTTCACATCGCATAACAAGAGACCGATTACGCCCAAGACATGGAACCAGAAACAATACATTCAGGCCATTAGGACTTTCGACATTGTATTTGGGATAGGTCCGGCCGGCACCGGAAAAACCTTTCTGGCGATGGCGATGGCGATGGCTTCGTTTTCGAAAAAACAGCTCAGGAGAATTATTTTAGCTCGCCCTGCTGTTGAGGCAGGAGAAAAGCTGGGATTTTTGCCTGGAGACATGCACGAGAAAGTTAACCCTTATCTCAGGCCACTTTATGATGCTCTCCATGACATGATCGACCCAGAGAAAGTAACTCGTATGGTGGAGCGCGAAGATATTGAGATAGCCCCTCTAGCTTTTATGAGGGGCCGAACCTTGAATGATTCTTTCGTTATTTTGGATGAGGCCCAGAACACGACCTCAGAACAAATGAAGATGTTTTTGACAAGACTTGGATATTCATCGAAGGCTGTTATTACGGGAGATGTGACCCAGATCGATCTTCCCGCAGGGATTAGATCAGGGTTGGTAGAGGCTAGAGCGATACTCCAGAATATTGAAGGAATATCATTTGTGACATTCTCGGAACAGGATGTTGTAAGGCACCCTCTTGTTCAAGAGATAATAAAGGCGTATGAAAACCGTGTGACTGACATAAGGAATCGGAGATAA
- the mazG gene encoding nucleoside triphosphate pyrophosphohydrolase, which produces MNLLKTGDDVDGIFTQLTQLIKTLRSESGCPWDRKQTLRSFHPYVLEEYHELVQAIDGVDPDEMVEEAGDLIFLVIFLGLMIEECGYGTLPDMLSGVIEKMTRRHPHVFGNVSVANDKEVVENWSKIKASEEKIKSRKSILDGIPRSLPALSRAYQLSSRAAKVGFDWSGMKELLPKIDEEIGEFKKALEYNNPDTVRQEFGDLLFTLVNVARRLGIDPEAGLNETSDKFEKRFKFIETRLESQGKTWPQTSMTELDGYWDEAKAIEEKDPD; this is translated from the coding sequence ATGAATTTATTGAAAACAGGTGATGACGTTGATGGAATATTTACACAGTTGACACAACTCATAAAAACTCTTCGATCCGAAAGCGGTTGCCCGTGGGATCGAAAACAAACCTTGCGAAGTTTTCATCCCTATGTCCTTGAAGAATACCATGAACTCGTTCAAGCCATTGATGGCGTAGACCCCGATGAAATGGTTGAAGAAGCCGGTGATTTGATTTTTCTCGTGATTTTTCTGGGCCTCATGATTGAAGAATGCGGCTATGGGACCCTTCCGGACATGTTATCTGGGGTGATAGAAAAGATGACACGGCGACACCCCCATGTTTTCGGAAATGTGTCTGTGGCAAATGACAAAGAGGTTGTTGAAAATTGGTCCAAAATCAAGGCCTCAGAAGAAAAGATCAAATCAAGAAAATCTATCTTAGACGGTATTCCGAGGTCCTTGCCCGCTCTGAGCAGGGCATACCAACTTTCTTCTAGGGCAGCGAAAGTCGGTTTCGATTGGTCTGGCATGAAAGAATTATTGCCCAAAATTGACGAAGAAATCGGCGAATTCAAAAAGGCGCTCGAATATAATAATCCTGACACAGTACGTCAGGAATTCGGTGACCTGCTTTTCACCCTTGTAAATGTCGCCAGACGGCTGGGCATTGATCCCGAAGCTGGCCTAAATGAGACTTCTGACAAGTTTGAAAAACGGTTCAAATTTATAGAGACTCGCCTGGAATCCCAGGGAAAGACCTGGCCACAAACCAGCATGACTGAATTGGACGGATACTGGGATGAAGCCAAGGCCATAGAAGAAAAAGATCCGGATTAG
- a CDS encoding zinc ribbon domain-containing protein codes for MPIYEYRCEPCDNDFETLVYGSQEVCCPKCGGPVQRIMSCCSFKSAGGDFKTSGGGKSSCGSCTSTSCASCH; via the coding sequence ATGCCAATTTACGAATACAGATGTGAACCTTGTGATAATGATTTCGAAACTCTGGTATATGGATCTCAGGAAGTTTGCTGTCCAAAGTGCGGTGGTCCTGTGCAGAGAATCATGTCCTGTTGTAGCTTTAAGAGCGCTGGCGGAGACTTCAAGACCTCTGGAGGAGGAAAATCAAGTTGCGGGTCCTGCACGTCCACATCTTGCGCTTCCTGTCACTAG